Part of the Paroedura picta isolate Pp20150507F chromosome 3, Ppicta_v3.0, whole genome shotgun sequence genome is shown below.
ACAAagaacagagcaacatttgcaagaaagtgtCCCAGCAGGAAAGAGTACACAAGGCAGTGTGAAATAACTCAGGGTTATAAAAAGGTcacaaaaggttcttcaaacaacacacatcaaaccaacatggagtttctctggccaaccacaaatcatggcagagatcagaggggctgatcctgtCATCCCGCCCTTCCataaagagccccccccctttcacccCCCATCCAGCGGTCTTGGACATTGAGGGAATTTATGATGAAATTCCCGCACCAACTTGGGGTacattcccagcctccacccactcatgATCTCCCTTGGGGAACTCTTTCCAGTCTACAAGATATTGAAGCTTCCCAGGATGCCAGCGAAAGTCCAAAATCCGGTTTACTTCATAGTGTGTGTCTTTATCCAAAAAGACGGGAATAGGCACTGCAGGGGCAGGGTGCCAAGTGTCTGGAGGCAGGGCTTTCttcttcagcaagctggaatgaaaaacaggatgAACATGCCTGTAAGTCTTTGGAaggtctaattcaggggtagtcaaactgcggccctccagatgtccatggactacaattcccaggagcttctgggaattgtagtccatggacacctggagggccgcagtttgactacccctggtctaattcaACAGTTACAGAGCTTATGAGACGCTTGATTACAAAAGGACCCACAAACTTGGGCCTGAGCCTGCAGTAGGGCTGTTGGCTGCATAAATTCATAGTAGACAAGTAAGCCTGGCCCCCAACCGCCCAAGAGGGAGATGCACTCCTTTTCTTGTCGGCCTGCTCCTTATagtcctctaggccaggggtagtcaacctgtggtcctccagatgttcatggactacaattcccatgagcccctgccagcatttgctggcaggggctcatgggaattgtagttcatggacatctggaggaccacaggttgactacccctgctctaggcaactcAGGCGGGCCAGTGCGACACACACAGCTCACACCGCCCTTCCAAGGCAGCGTCCTGGGTTTTCGGTTTGCAATGCCCCAGGGGCGTTAAACCTAAGCCCTCGGGATCTCCAGCGTACACTGGGACCCTGCTTGCACAGCCAGTCTAACCCCAGGACAAACGGGAAAGCTGCACTAGGGGCCACCACCGGCTGGATTCGCTCCCAATGATCCGCAGCTTCTAGGTCCAGCGGGAGGGTGCGAGacgctgcctccccccctttcacgCACTTCCCATCCATCTGGGCAAAATGGGGCGGCTTGTGGGgcagctccacccccaccctcagggcTTGAACTAACGGGGGTTAATCAACATCCGAGTGCCGCCAGAGTCTAAAACACTTTGCACCCCCACTTTCTTTCCCGTGCCAGGATCAGTCAGAgtcactgggaggaggaggaggaagaagaagaagaagaagaagaagagttggttcttatatgccgcttttccctacccaaaggaggctcaaagcggcttccagtcgccttcccattcctctccccacaacagacaccctgtggggtgggtgaggctgagagagcagggGGATGGGACTCACCAAGCGCTCGCCCCTGCCCCGGACCTGCTGTCGGGGCTTCCTCACAGCAGGTCGTCCTCATCTCCGTCCTCGCTCTCGCTAGTGGAAGACGACCAATAGATAAGGGGCTTGCCCGCTGTGGCCTTTCCCGACGGCTTCTCTCCGGTGGCCCCTGAGGCCTTCTCAGACGGGCAGTCGGCGAGGAAGTGCCCCCGGCCTCCGCATCCCAGGCACAGCCCCTTCTTGCGGCGCCGAGCCCGCTCCGCGGCATCCGGGGTGGAGGATTTGGGCGGGGGGTTTCGCTTCGGGGTGGCCGGTTTCTTCTCTCCCTTGTGCTTTCCCTTTCTGAGTTGGGCCATACGGTGCATCCTTCTTTCCACGTCGCCGGCCAAGCGTACCCAGCCCATCACGGTCTTAGGGTCGTCCAGAAGCAGGCCCATCTGGACCACGTCCTTGCGCAGGCCCCTCCGGAACGCCTCGACGCGCTGCGCCTCGGTCCAGTGCGGGATGGACGACGCCAGCTTCCGGAACTCCCAGGCGTACTGGCCTACGGTCATCGCTCCTTGCCTCAGGTTGTTCAGATTTTTCTCCGCGGTTTGCACTTCGAACGGGTCCTCGAAGTACTCTCGCATGTGTCGGAGGAAGCGGTCGTAGTCCCGGACCTCGGCCTGGGCGTACCTGTAGAGGTTTACGTACCACCTGGCCGCCTCGCCCTTCAGGCAGTTGCCCACGAACCTGATCCGGTCACCATCGTCCCGGAAGGTGTGGCCAAAGTCCGCCATGTAGCCCTCGAGATGGAACAGGAAGATATGGATCGACGCCGGGTCTCCGCTGAAGCGCCAACGGAAACGACGGTGGCAGCGCCACCTAGCCAGGATCGCTGCCAGAGCTGGGGGCGATGGCCAGGCCCACCGATCCCCAGGTGGTGGGGCAGGGCCCGCTCTCTTGGCAGGTGGCTGCTTCGCCTGCTGCCGTGCCACAGCCAAGAGGGGTTCCCCCCCACTGGCCACCTGGACGGCCGCTTCACGCGCTGCCAACCTCGGGGCCGTTAGCGCGACACCTCCTTCCGGGATCAGGGCCGGGCGCTGCAATTTGGCCTGGAAAAAGCGTGCGCCCCTCTGCAGGTCTTCGCCCGGTTCCTCCTCCTCCGTAGCCAGCCACTCCCGCATAAGCTCCATTCGATCCCGACGTTTGTGGTTTTCCAGGGGAATCGCCGTCTTCTGATCGGGGATCCCCCACTGCAGCGCTGGTCCCCACTCGACCTCGGCCGGGTCGTCGTACTTGGAGAGGCGCCAACGCTCCGTGACGGGCCGCTCCAGAAAGAAGAGAGCCCGCAGGCTGTCCTGGACGGTCGCCATCCCGGATCTAGCGATGGTCTGAGTGGTTGTCCTGAGCCGCGCCCCCATAGGGGTCTCTTTCGTTGCGCCACCGGTGGCCAGCTCGGTCCCCCCATTGGGACCGGCCCGGTCGTCCAAGTCATCATCCCGCTCGTCTCGCAGTGGATCCTCTCTGTGTCCCGCCATCTCGGTCCGGAGAGAGACGGTTGTGAGATTCGACTAACTGTCAAAggcagactcacaactaggcttctggattgaTCGAAAGCTTTATTGggagtagatctgaacactccgatGTCTGTAGTCGAATGTAAtcgatacatggcaagcaagcagttatcaatgcatccttCCCCTCCAAACGCCCCCTTTTTCCCAGGGtagaatcaccccccccctcacaggtgccatcctgggcttcctgccagaccgtctctggtCCGGCCGTCCTTGGGGCGCCCTCCTTCACAGATAACAAagaacagagcaacatttgcaagaaagtgtCACAGCCGTAAAGAGTACACAAGGCAGTGTGAAATAGCTCAGGGTTATAAAAAGGTttcaaaaggttcttcaaacaacacacatcaaacgAACACGGAGTTTCTCTGGccaaccacaaatcatggcagagagcagaggggctgatcctgacactgtctcgccagattagaagtcctcactcctcaCCACTGCTCCAAGCTGATGGAGGACGGCTCTTTAGGCTGAACGGAGATTTCCCTTTTGCTCAGCGGAGGGCTCAAATGCATACTGGccatttaaaagagagagacagatccAGAACTGGTGCACTGGGAGCGTACACTTCTTTtgcaggatagattcaaatgagatcatagtctgatgaagggtgcttgcactcgaaagctcatgccttgaataaatctttgctggtcttaaaggtgccgctggactctggttttattgttcttttGCAGGAATAATTCAAAAATTTCCATAGGACGCCAGCCAAACGCTCCAATTCCTTGTTTCTGCAGAGCCCATCTTGCATCACTAGATGGCGACAGACCACAACAGTGGTCCAAGCGGGCCTTCCTTGCAGCCTAACCCATTCCTGAAAGGAAGAGTCACACTTTAAAAACCCCTTAACTTTAATTGAATGAGAGAGGTGTGACTCTGTGACGAATGGAACGCCCTGTAAGAGGAGAGAAAGCCAAACAAAATAGTGTCAGGCCTTatgtcctttctttctttctttctttctttctttctttctttctttctttctttctttctttctttctttctttctttctttctttctttcttccttccttccttccttccttccttccttccttccttccttccttccttccctccctccctccctccctccctccttccttccctccttccttcctccctccctccctggtatcacagttaagaacagcagcttctaatccgccAAGCTGGGTttatttccctgctcctcctccacatgcagccagcggggtgtcctggagctcttcacagccctgatagtactgttctgactgagcagttctgtcagagctctctaggccccacctcccttacagggtgtctgctgcagggagaggaagggaaagcgattgtctgctgctttgagactcctttgggcagtaaaaagcgggatctaaaaaccaactctccttctttggaatgtATTATATGGCTTTTTTTGCCGAGGGTACAGAAACAAGGGAAAACTTGCTCTCAGGCCTCTGTATACCTCCCAGCCTGACTCCCAAACCTTGCAGCCCACCAAGGTTAGGGCTAACTGTAGGGGATCTCAGAATTCTCCCAGGGTTCTCACTGCCCCCTTGCCTCACTGGTTGTCCAGGGAAGGTTCCTgtggacagcagaggagaggatccacagtaatgggcttCATCTATGTGTAGAATGGTGCTGGCTACATATCAGAACATTTTTTTGACAGTCAGCATAATTCAGCagtaagcagtggctggacagatactattcctgaatgctttgggatgatcctgcattgagaagggggtgggactagatggcctgcctggcccctcccaactctatggttctatgatcctaagcagcgtctggacagagacttatcatggaagctttgggctgatcctgcattgagcaggggtgggactagatggcctgtctggccccttccaactctaggattctatgatt
Proteins encoded:
- the LOC143833454 gene encoding uncharacterized protein LOC143833454, producing MAGHREDPLRDERDDDLDDRAGPNGGTELATGGATKETPMGARLRTTTQTIARSGMATVQDSLRALFFLERPVTERWRLSKYDDPAEVEWGPALQWGIPDQKTAIPLENHKRRDRMELMREWLATEEEEPGEDLQRGARFFQAKLQRPALIPEGGVALTAPRLAAREAAVQVASGGEPLLAVARQQAKQPPAKRAGPAPPPGDRWAWPSPPALAAILARWRCHRRFRWRFSGDPASIHIFLFHLEGYMADFGHTFRDDGDRIRFVGNCLKGEAARWYVNLYRYAQAEVRDYDRFLRHMREYFEDPFEVQTAEKNLNNLRQGAMTVGQYAWEFRKLASSIPHWTEAQRVEAFRRGLRKDVVQMGLLLDDPKTVMGWVRLAGDVERRMHRMAQLRKGKHKGEKKPATPKRNPPPKSSTPDAAERARRRKKGLCLGCGGRGHFLADCPSEKASGATGEKPSGKATAGKPLIYWSSSTSESEDGDEDDLL